Part of the Juglans regia cultivar Chandler chromosome 14, Walnut 2.0, whole genome shotgun sequence genome, tgtctgatggtctttactgcattaatttacaaaacaataccacttatgattcaatgcatgttcacactggcactaaaagatgtgttattaatgaggattcctctaaattatggcaccggagattaggccatatctccatagataggattaaaagattagtaaatgaaggggtacttaatactctagatttttctgattttgagacttgtgtggactgcataaagggaaagcagaccaacaagtcaaagaaaggtgccaataggagttcagacatattagagatcatacatactgatatatgtagtccagacatggactcatatggtcagaaatacttcatctcttttatagatgattactcacgatatatgtatctctacatgcttcataacaagaacgaagcattagatgcctttaaaatctttaaggctgaagtagagaaacaatgcggtaaacaaattaagattgtgagatcagatagaggtggagaatattatggtagatacactgagaatggacaagcacctgggccatttgcaaagtttcttcaagagcatgagattgttgcccaatacaccatgcctggttcaccggaccagaatggtgtagcagaaagaagaaaccgaacattattggacatggtgcggagtatgcttagcagcttcaatcttcctaaatcattgtgggttgaaacacttaagacgacagtgtatatattaaaccgagttccaaccaaggctgtttctaaaacgccatttgaattatggaaaggttggaaaccgagtttgcgacatatgcgcgtttggggatgcccgtctgaggtgagaatttataatccacaagagaagaaactagacccaaggaccattagtgggtatttcattggatatgctgaaaggtctaaaggttatagattttattgtccatctcacagtactaggattgtggaatcaagaaatgcaaagtttcttgagaatgacttgatcagtgggagcgatcaaaccaggaacatagttcctgagaatgatcattcagaatctcaaccttccacttcaagtgatagattggttattgtttacAACACCCCTCAAGTACCAACTGGTGTTGAACTACCAATCATTGAAGTTCCACAAGTTGCTAACGACACTCTAGTAgatcaggtagttcaagagttgccaacaacttttgaacaaccagttgaaccacatactacttctcaggaagatgatggtgcaacattaagaagatctgttagagcaagaagatcagcaattcctagtgattatgttgtgtatctgcaagaatctgactataacattggagccgaaaatgatcccgagttattttcacaagccatgagttgcaaagaattagaattatggtacaatgccatgaaggaagagatgaattccatgaagagtaacgaagtctgggatcttgttgagttgcctaatggtgtaaaagccattggatgtaaatgggtctttaaaaccaaaagagactcattaggcaacattgagagatacaaggcaagactcgttgctaagggattcactcagaaagaaggaatcgattacacggagactttctctcccgtatctaagaaagattccttgcgtgttattttggcattagtagcccattttgattttgaattgcaacaaatggatgtgaaaacaacatttctcaatggagatctagaggaggaggtttacatgaaacaggctgaaggattcccctctagtgatggtgagcaattggtttgcaagcttaagaaatccatatacggtttaaaaTAAGCATCtcgccaatggtatttgaaattccataatgtaatttcttcattcggttttgtagaaaacattatggatcaatgtatataccagaatgtcagtgggagtaaaatatgttttcttgttttatatgtggatgacattttgctagcaaccaatgataagggtttgctgcatgaagtgaaacaattcatctctaaaaattttgatatgaaggatatgggtgaggcatcttatgtcattggcattaagatccatagagacagatttcgaggcatcttgggtctgtctcaggaaacctatattaataaatttttggagagatatcggatgaagattgttcaccaagtgtagctcccattgtgaagggtgataggttcaatttgaatcaatgcccaaagaacgaccttgaaagagaacaaatgaagaacattccatatgcttctgctgtcggaagcctaatgtatgctcaggtctgtacaagacctgacattgcatttgctgtgggaatgttaggacgatatcagagtaatccaggtttagaccactggagagctgcaaagaaagtaatgaggtaccttcaagggaccaaagaatacatgcttatgtatagacgaacggacaatctggaagtaattggctactcagattctgactttgctggctgtgttgattcacgcaaatcaacatcaggatacatatttttgatggccggtggagctatatcatggaggagtgccaagcagactttgactgccacttctactatggaagccgagttcgtctcttgttttgaggccacttcacatggtgtatggcttaagagtttcatttctgggcttagaattatggattcaatctctaggccattgagaatgtattgcgacaattcagctgctgtttttatggctaagaataacaaaagtgggagtcggagtaaacacatcgacattaaatatttagccataagggaacgtgttaaagaaaataaagtggtcattgagcacgtaagcactgaactaatgatcgctgatcctttgactaagggcatgccaccgttgaaattcaaggatcatatagtgaatatgggacttggttccattatgtaatttttcattgtatgaacaatgttatttttaatgaaattcttaatcattttgatgttcttttctcatattaatgtgcaccttaatttatttttgagaaaatttatctgtattggaccaagaataaacatagggtttattcattaagagattgttcccacataaattgtaaagaatgaatacatagtaatacatggaaggtaatactcgtcattagaggacctatcgccatgattcatgtatttataacttaaatgaagattattgatgggtttaagatCAGGAGTGTTGACCAAGTGAGAGAATGTTGACCGATTCTTTCTCATGAAGACGTttgtgagtgggagtctatcatcttaagagtcctttaagtggtcaaacactcctccattcaatttaaattgatcccatgaaaataggatcacgtgggacacgtaaacccgaaatttgatgggaatttcggttataaatacatgtgtttggtctccaaactcactcactcaattcccttcggtaatacaccatctaaatagagtagagaagagtttggaagagccaaacacagtgaaaaccgaaacaaatacagtgaattgcatcaatgactggaggtaagatttcttggcgttaaaccctttaattctcgtttctaaagtgttattccgcattagagaattttatttaagtctaacatctAGTGcatttatgtgtatttttttttcttaatttatttatttaaaaaaaacgagTCACGTTGATATCGATTATCAAATGAGACTTTGCTCATCCATTAGGTCGGGTTATCGCTTCTCTAATCTCATCGACGACCTGCCGTTGTGGGGATAGCATGCGTGTAGTTGAAGATGCtgtgaataaaaatttaatgttatatagTTTTATTCGTTTGCAAGTATTCTCTTGAATGTTTTCTTCCTCTTGCACCACTGAATCGATACCGAGCATTCTAGAAAGATGTTTGTGTAATTACGTAGCagaattcataatattaataaatcgTTAAAAGAAtgtaataaacaaaacattgcCGTTTTGATACTAAATTCAGGGTTTTGGAGACCCTTCGCTTTACATTTCTCAAATCTCATCGGCTCGCACACTCCTCATACGCTGCTCCTCTGCTCAAAAGTCTCTCTTCTTCAGTGTCTTCACAGTGGCCGCCACCGTTCCTGTCTCTGTCGCCATCGCTATCATCCTTCAGTGGTCTTATTCGTTGAAGCCAACAAAGTCTAAGAAGATGTTTCTACAGCCCGTGGTACCCTAAGCTTCGAATAACGGCCCTCTCTGCTTCTCTTCGAGCTCTAATAAGGTATTTCTAATGTTATGACATCGCCTTCCTTTCTATCTTCacaaaaatttgttttcttcttctttttttttttttgttattttgattttcttctaCGGGAGTCGTGCTGCTCAACAGGAGCATCGATATCTAGTAGCTGTGTTGAGACAAAACAAAAGTGGGTTTTGGCGAGTTGGGAGGTTTCTTaggaagaaaatagaaaataattgcTTGGGATTTGAGTGTTGGCAGTGGATGTTATGAGAAAATTGACTTGTGGTTGGTTGATTATATGGGTTTGGGTTAGAGGATGGTGATAATTCTTTGCTCTAATGAGTTGGAAGACACCGACCGAGACCGATCGTTGATTGTCTGGATCTTTCTCGGTCGATGTTTTGAACCCTAATCGGTTCCATCGGTCAGCGCCAAGGCATATTTCATACCATCGGTTCGGTCTGTGGTCGAGGGTCGGTTTGTTCAGCCCTTACTGGCATCACCACTATAAAATCATCGCCCTCCCACTATGCCCACATTTACGTCTATGCGTCGCGTCACTCCGTGTTTcccctctcttctttttttttttcggatgAGTCCCTGTCTCCACTCTTCTTAGAGAATCATTTCATTCGCTCTAACAATCTCTGCTTACATTATCAATCTTCGCCCTTCAATTCGTTGGTGCTACTCCTTAATCACTTGGtcgtattcttcttcttcttcttaatgTACACGGAATTAAGTTGAATTCTGGTGCCCTAATTTGGTTTTCTGgtgttaataatttttctcagGCATAGCTTGGTTAGGGTTTAGGTTATTGAATAAACTTCTGACACTGTTTCAGATAAGTTCAGGTGTGAGATTTATAGTCACATCCTTTTCTGCAAATcttttggttgctgagaaattgtttaattattttagtagCCGCTTGCTGACAACTAAGCTTGTTTTTTCATGAGTTGTCCATGCTATAATTCGTGTTCCTGTTTGTTGCTGTCTATTGATTTGCGTTTCTGGTGAAAGAGATTTGTATAATTCCTTTTCTTCTGGCTTGCCTTTTTGTTTAGTCAAGATGCATAGTTTTCTCCAATCTATGTTggtaattttttagtttttatttatttattttttactgttGTCAATGGAATCTGAACCTGTTACTTCCAACTGTGTTATCAGTGTAGCatttatataattgtatatCTTTAGTCAGTGTAGATTAATAGCTGTAATCTATATTTCTATTCCTAGGGCCTTGCTTGATTCGGCTCAGATGAGACCCTTAGTTTTGATTTACATCCTCTTCTTTGTTCATTATTTATCCTCTTTACACGGGCATAGACTTCTATTGCTTTTCTAGCTGTTTATGAAGTTTCTATAGAACCACAAGTGCACTGTTGCCTGCTGCATTGTGGTTCTGTTTTTGTTTACAATAATCATGGAATCTTACGTTGTAATTGGATTCAACAATGATGTGTAGCATAAACTTTAACTCTTGGAGGTATGTACTGGACAGTAGTCTGTTTCTTCTATGTAAAACTTAAATTTAGGTGAAAGTGTCGATGCATTGTGGCAGTTGAAGCTGTTCTTATAGGTCAGCATGGGATTTGATAATGAGTGCATATTAAACATTCAAACTTTAGCTGGAGAGTACTTCTGCCCTGTCTGTCGCTTGCTTGTTTACCCAAATGAGGCGCTACAGTCACAATGCACTCATTTATACTGCAAGCCCTGTTTGACCTACATTGTGAGTACTACACGGGCTTGCCCTTATGATGGCTACTTGGTGACTGAAGCAGATTCCAAGGTTCTTCTCACACCATCATGCTCTATCATACTCCCATGCATGCTCTTGTCCGgttatactaattttttataacttctCATTGCAGCTGCTTGTAGAATCAAATAAAACTCTTGCCGAAACCATTGGCAAAATAGCAGTTCATTGTCTCTACCACAGGAGTGGATGCACATGGCAGGGACCTTTATCTGAGTGCACATCTCATTGTACTGGATGTGCATTTGGCAATTCTCCTGTTGTATGCAACAGGTGTGGGATCCAAATTGTGCATCGTCAAGTACAGGAACATGCCCAAAATTGTCCTGTGAGTGTCGGAAAACCTTAATTTTCGTTTCccatttttattgattaaaagTATGTTCTGCTCAATTGTTTTTTGGTTAGTTGATTATCATTGATCTTGTTTGATGACAGGGTGTGCAGCCTCAGGTGCAGCAGGCAGAGGGTGCTCAGGATACTTCAGCCGCTGGCGGAACTGATACTGCCAATCAGACTCAGGCTGCCACTCAGGCTGGTGTAACAGCTACCCAGGCCCAGACTACTCAAACTGCAGCAACTACTGCTTCTGGACAGGATCCTAATCAGCAAGCAAACCCGAATTCTCAATCACAAGCTTTAGTTCAGTCTGCTGTTCCAACTCCAGAACAGTGGTATCAGCAACAACAACAGTATCAACAATACTATCAGCAGTATCCTGGATATGATCCCTATCAACAGCATTATCAGCAGTACTACCCCTATCAACAGCCGGGAGTTCCACAATACCATCAGCAGCACTTGCAAGCTCATCCGCCACAAGTGGCTGGTCAGAATCAACCTCTGCTTCAGCCGCAATCCCAACCACCACCTCAGACTCTCGTCCAGCCTCAATCTCAACCACAACCTCAGCCCGCTGTACAGCCTCCATCACAAACACATGCTCAAGCTCCAGCAGTTGCTCAACTTCAAAACCAGGCACAAGTTAACCTGCAACAGCAGCAACAGACTGCAGTGCTGCCACATTCTCAAATTCAGCCACAGACTCATCAGCCAGCCCCAGGCCAAGCTCATCCCCATCCCCAGCCGTATCCCCAAGCTCATCCCCATCCCACCCAACCTCAACCACAGCAACATGCAATGGTGCCTCAATATCAACAGACGCATCATCAGATGCAACATTTACAACCCCAACCTCATTCAGCTCATCATCAAGCACCAGTTCAACAACATTCCCAGCCACATCCCTACCTAAATCCTAATGTCCAGCCTCAGTTGCAGCATCCACCAGCCCATGATGTCACGGGTCATCAATCATATCCTCAGCCTCACCAGCAAATGCATCTAGTAGCCCCACAACAGCATACAATGCACATGAACCCTCAAGGTGGGCCTCATCCACAGCAGCAACATTCTGGTCAAGCTCCAAGTCAATTCCCTCAACAACATCCTCCTATGCGTCCACCCCCTTCTACTGCTTCAATTCCAAATCAGCAACAGGCTGCTTTGTTGCCATTGCCAGGTCAAGTCCAGAACATCCATCCTGCACAACAGCAGCCAGTTCAACAATCTGGACACCCAATCCACCAGCGCCCTCCTATACAGCCAGGTCAACAGATTATGGCTCAGCAACATgtgaagcagcagcagcaacagcagcagcagcagcagcagcaacagcagcagcagccttTCGTACCGCAAAGTCCATTTCTGCAGCAAAAAATGCCTACCCCATCTCCATTAAGGCCCCAGGTCCCGCCTCATTCATATGCACAACATACTCATGCCTATCCACAACTGCAGCAGAATGCAGCATTCTCACATGGTTCTCAAAATGTTGTCGGAAGGCCTATGGTACCAAATCATGCAGTACAATCACAGCCATATCCACAGTATGCTGGTGGTGTTCAGGCTAGGCCTTTGCATCCTGGTGCAAGCCAACCATCTGCAAGTCTGAACAATATGCTCAGGAGCGAGACCCAAGTACAAGTGTCTACTGAACAGCAGTCTGGGGCAACTTCAAGGTCAACAATGTCCGTAAGGCAAGGCGATTATGTATTTGAGAAAGGCATGGGCGACCGAGCAGTTGAATTATCTTCTGAGAATGCTCCCAAAAAGGTATCGAATGATTTAGATCCAGCATCAACATCAGCTCTTGAAGTTGATGCTAGTGaagttaaaaatatgaaatctgaaTCTGATATCAAGTCCAAGGATGATTGTGAATCTCATGTCCTGGAAAATGGAGGACTTGTTAAGCGGATGGTGAAGGAAGAGGGTGTGGAAAGTAATTTGGAGAACTTTAATGTCAGTAAATCAGGTGAACTTGTATCTGAGATCAAGAAAGATGTTTCTGAAGTAAGCCCAAGACATTTGGGCAATTTTGCTTCAGAAGATAGGGAGAGAAAGGACGATCTTCTGTTGAAAAATCCCCCATTGCATGAACCTGAACAAATAGAAAAACTGAGTGGGAAATTGGAGAAGGATGCCAGTGTGATTCAGCATCCTTCAACGGGTGCTAATGAAGCCTCACAAACTTTGACTACGACTTCAGCTCCTGTCTCAAGTAGTCCTGCTAGGAATTTTATCCCAAAAGGAGCCATCTCTCAAGGTTCCGAAGTTGATGGATACAAAGGTCTTCCTCCACCCAGTCAGGTGCATTCTGGGGGCTTTATACAGCCTTCTCACCCAGGCGCAATTGCTGATCAGGGAAGGCATTTTGGGTCTTCTTCTCTCCAACCAAGGCCGCCCGGTGCTCCATTGTTACAAACGCCTCCTTTTGTGCTTCCACATCACCAACATCCAGGAGGGCACCCTTCCGCTCAGTTTAGGCCACAAGGATATGGGCACACACCTGAGCATTTGCAGCCCCCTGCATCAAAGCAGTCTCTTGAAACCCCACCTGGTGGCATCTTAGGCCCTGGCTCCACATCATCCTTTGGGAGGGGACCGGGGTATTATGATTTTCCCCAGCGAAACTTTGAATCGCTACCTGTTGTTTCTCAAGGGCCTCATGGTCAAGGGCATGCACTCCCTATAAATGCTGCGGCTTCCAGAGTGTCTCAAGGTGAATCTGTTGGAGGGCCACCATTTGGTATGTTACCTCCTGGTGTGGTTGATTCACGTGGCGGGATGATGGCTAGACCACATGGCCCTGAAGGTCTGATGGGTCAGCAGCGGCACACTAATCCGATGGATGCTGAATTGTTTCTAAATCATAGGCCAAGCTACATGGATAGTAGACAACCTGATCCACATCTTCCTGGGTCTCTGGGACGGGGTTCAGTTGGTCAGCCTTCTGGTGTGATGGGAAGTAATGGTGCACTTGG contains:
- the LOC108998470 gene encoding filaggrin-2-like; the protein is MGFDNECILNIQTLAGEYFCPVCRLLVYPNEALQSQCTHLYCKPCLTYIVSTTRACPYDGYLVTEADSKLLVESNKTLAETIGKIAVHCLYHRSGCTWQGPLSECTSHCTGCAFGNSPVVCNRCGIQIVHRQVQEHAQNCPGVQPQVQQAEGAQDTSAAGGTDTANQTQAATQAGVTATQAQTTQTAATTASGQDPNQQANPNSQSQALVQSAVPTPEQWYQQQQQYQQYYQQYPGYDPYQQHYQQYYPYQQPGVPQYHQQHLQAHPPQVAGQNQPLLQPQSQPPPQTLVQPQSQPQPQPAVQPPSQTHAQAPAVAQLQNQAQVNLQQQQQTAVLPHSQIQPQTHQPAPGQAHPHPQPYPQAHPHPTQPQPQQHAMVPQYQQTHHQMQHLQPQPHSAHHQAPVQQHSQPHPYLNPNVQPQLQHPPAHDVTGHQSYPQPHQQMHLVAPQQHTMHMNPQGGPHPQQQHSGQAPSQFPQQHPPMRPPPSTASIPNQQQAALLPLPGQVQNIHPAQQQPVQQSGHPIHQRPPIQPGQQIMAQQHVKQQQQQQQQQQQQQQQQPFVPQSPFLQQKMPTPSPLRPQVPPHSYAQHTHAYPQLQQNAAFSHGSQNVVGRPMVPNHAVQSQPYPQYAGGVQARPLHPGASQPSASLNNMLRSETQVQVSTEQQSGATSRSTMSVRQGDYVFEKGMGDRAVELSSENAPKKVSNDLDPASTSALEVDASEVKNMKSESDIKSKDDCESHVLENGGLVKRMVKEEGVESNLENFNVSKSGELVSEIKKDVSEVSPRHLGNFASEDRERKDDLLLKNPPLHEPEQIEKLSGKLEKDASVIQHPSTGANEASQTLTTTSAPVSSSPARNFIPKGAISQGSEVDGYKGLPPPSQVHSGGFIQPSHPGAIADQGRHFGSSSLQPRPPGAPLLQTPPFVLPHHQHPGGHPSAQFRPQGYGHTPEHLQPPASKQSLETPPGGILGPGSTSSFGRGPGYYDFPQRNFESLPVVSQGPHGQGHALPINAAASRVSQGESVGGPPFGMLPPGVVDSRGGMMARPHGPEGLMGQQRHTNPMDAELFLNHRPSYMDSRQPDPHLPGSLGRGSVGQPSGVMGSNGALGLDSSSTHGFRDDRSKLFPDDRFHSFVGREGADRGEFEDGLKQFPRPSHLDAEFVPKFGNYSSRPREMGPYGLNSDTGFKLGPGAGSAHSGFLPSYDGGDRPVGLPDSGRNHPDFLGPVTGYARRHMNGLTPRSPIREYHGISSRGFGGIPGQSGLDDFDGKESRRFGDPIGNSFHESRFPILPGHLQRGEFEGPGKLRMGEHLGPRNLPSHLRLGEPIGFGDYPGHARMGELPGLGDFESFGAGNRPGHPRFRSSFSLQGFPNDRGINTGDTESFGNPRKRKAASTGWCRICKVDCQTVGGLELHSQTREHQKMAMDMVRTIKQNAKKQKLSSSDPSSVEDASKSKNTSFDGHGNKH